The Chitinophaga niabensis genomic interval ATCAGCGCTTTGCTGGCTTTGTACAGCACTTCGTTTGGTAATACAGAAGGACCTGCATTAAAATTGTGCACCTTCATGTTGCGATCTAAATTGTATACGTTTTCTTGTTCCACTTGTCTATGGTTTTTCGAAGGAATTGGTAAAAAATCGCGGTTGAAATCAAAACCGGAGGATGGGTAGGAAAAGGTTAAAAAAGATAGAGGCTCAAAGATAATATTTCTTTTGTTAATCTTGATGTTCCCTGTTAAATATTTTACCATGCCGCCAGAGACTGTCCAGCTGACGTATGGCGGCTTTATCCGGTAATGATATTGTTAATGCATGCAGGGGTGGCTGGCCCGCATCCACCCATGCAGTATACCAGCAGGCAGCAACTGTTGCCACAGCAGCCCGCATTCTGCGTTCCACCATATCTCCCAACAAACGGTGATATGCTTTCGTATAGGCGGTTGAGTAATTACGCACCAGTATCCCTTTCCGTAACTCATAAGCATACCGCTGATCTGCCGGGAAACGTTTACTCAGCTTTTGTTCCAGCCGTAATACCGTATCTGCAGCCAATGCGCTGGCCGTGATCACCTGCCATATAAGTTCCCGGGGGTTCTTTATATAACCTGCAGGCCCCGCCCAGAGATCAAAGGACTGGTCCGCCAGCAATTCCGGAATGCGGGATTCCCACAACCCATGGATCCCATGCTGGCCGGTGAATTGCCCATTATGGTTGGAGCAGGCATGTAACGGCACGTGAGCATCTCCCATATAATGCCCTAGTTCCGCTGCCAGCTTGAGTATCCGGGTGCCATTCCTGGCCTGGAAGGCAGATGTTAACTGTGCCATCATTCTCTCAAGATGCCAGGGTAAAACACCATACCGCTGCAATGTATCCGCAGTGAATTTTGCCTGGGCCTCCGGCCAGGAGCGGGGAACAGCAGAAAAAGGAGGTAATCCGTAATGGTCTGCATCCAGGTAGTGACGGGCCCCTTCCGCCGCCAGCAGATACCTGCGTTTATCAGGAGCCGTGGATTGCTGAACGATGTATTCAATATGTGGCTTGAAGAGCACCATCATTTCCGGTGGAAGGGAAAAAACGGCGAGACGGTTGATGCGCTCATGCGCAAAGAAACCCCATGCCT includes:
- a CDS encoding zinc dependent phospholipase C family protein, with amino-acid sequence MYPLFRAILLLMACLLISTHPAKAWGFFAHERINRLAVFSLPPEMMVLFKPHIEYIVQQSTAPDKRRYLLAAEGARHYLDADHYGLPPFSAVPRSWPEAQAKFTADTLQRYGVLPWHLERMMAQLTSAFQARNGTRILKLAAELGHYMGDAHVPLHACSNHNGQFTGQHGIHGLWESRIPELLADQSFDLWAGPAGYIKNPRELIWQVITASALAADTVLRLEQKLSKRFPADQRYAYELRKGILVRNYSTAYTKAYHRLLGDMVERRMRAAVATVAACWYTAWVDAGQPPLHALTISLPDKAAIRQLDSLWRHGKIFNREHQD